The bacterium genomic sequence CTGCACGTCGTGCACCCGAAGGAGAGCGCGATCGACGGCGTGCCCTGCGTGCCGTCGGTGGGCGACCTGCCCGAGAAGGTGGACCTGGCCGTGGTCTGCATCCCGGCCGCCGGCGCGCGCGACGCGATCGCCGAGATCGTCGCGGGCGACCGCGCCGCCTCGATCATCCTGATCCCCGGCGGTTTCGCGGAGGCCGGCGAGACCGCGCTGGCGGACGAGATCGAGGGGATCCTGGCCCGCAGCCACGACGCGCCCGGGGGCGGCCCGGTGATGGTCGGCGGCAACTGCCTGGGCATCGTCAGCCGCGACAGCTACAACACGTTCTTCCTGCCGCTGCACAAGCTGCCCTTCGGGGAGGCCGCGTGCGGCCGCAACCTCGCGGTGGTCAGCCAGTCCGGGGCCTACCTGGTGACCTTCGCCAGCAACTACGACGGGATCGTCAACCCGGCCGCCAGCATCAGTTTCGGCAACCAGATGGACCTGACCGTCGCGGATTTCCTGGCCCACTTCCTGGAGGCGGACGGGGTCGACGTCATCGCCTGCTACGTCGAGGGGTTCCGGCCGGGGGACGGCGACCGCTTCACGGCGCTGGCCCGCGAAGCGCAGGCCCGCGGCAAGCAGGTGCTGGTGTTCAAGGCGGGCAAGACCGAGCTCGGCGCCAAAGCGGCCGCCAGCCACACCGCGAGCCTGGCCGGCGACTACGACGTCGCCCTGGCCTGCCTGCAGGACGCGGGCGTGACCGTCGCCTCGACGCTGGACGAGTTCGAGGACCTGATCAAGACCTTCGCCCTGCTGATGCCGCGGCCGGCCCGCGGGCCGCGCGTGGGGATCCTGAGCAACGCCGGCTTCGAGTGCTCGACGGTCACCGACGCGCTCGCCGGCCTCGAGCTGCGCGGTTTCGACGCGGGCGTCCGCGCCGTGCTGGACGCGGCGCTGCCGGCCTTCGCACACCGCGACAACCCCGTCGACGCCACGCCCATGGCCGGCACCGCGGCCTACGCCGACGCGGTGGCGGCGATCCTCGCCAGCGACGGCGTGGACGCGGCGATCGTCTCGGCCGTGCCGGTCACGCCCGCCCTGGACGACCTGCCCGCCGCGCCCGGGGTGCACGGCGAGGACCTCGACGCGCCGGGCTCCCTGGCGGGGCGGCTGGCCCCGCTGCTGGCCGGCTGCGGCAAGCCCGCCGTGGTGGTGGTGGATTCCGGCCGGCTCTACGACCCGCTCTGCGCGCGCTTCGAGCAGGCCGGCGTGCCCGTGTTCCGCAAGATCGACCGCGCCGCCCGCGCCCTCGCCTGCTTCGTCGCCGCGTGCGCGCGGATGTCCGACCGCCGTTCCCTGGAGGACCGATGAAGAAATTCTGGATCGTGATCGGCCTGATCTGCGCCCTGACGGCGGCGGGCCTGTTCGGCGGCTGGTACCTCCTGCAGCGTCTCGGGACGCCGACGGGGCCCGTCGGGGGCGTGCTGGTCTGGCGGGTGGACGCGGACTATCCGGAGCGCCGCGACGAGGGCGCCTTCGCGGCGCTGGCCGGCCGCGACGTGCCGCTGATGCACGAGATCACGGCCGCGCTGTCGCGGGCCGCCCGCGACGAGCGCGTGACCGGCCTGTTCCTGGAGATCGCCGTCGCGCCGGCGGACTGGGCCGACGTCGAGGAGCTGCGCGACGCGATCACCAGCTTCGCCGCGGCGGGCAAGCCCGTGACCGCCTGGCTGAGCTTCGCCGGTTCCGGCGAGTACGCCCTGGCCTTGGCCGCGGACCGCGTCGTCCTGGCGCCCGAGGGCAACCTCATGGTCCCCGGGGCCAGCGCCCAGATGCAGTTCCTGGCCGGCACGCTGGAGAAGCTGGGCATGACGGCGGACTACGTCCACGTCGGCCGCTACAAGTCGGCCCCCGAGGCGATGACCCGCACCGACGCCACCGGCCCGCACCGCGAGATGATCGCGTCCCTGGTCGAGGAACACTACCGCGGCCTGGTGGCGCTGATCGCCCGCGACCGCGGGCTCGGCGAGGCGACGGTCGCGGAGCTGGTCGACCAGGGCCTGTTCGACGCCGAGGGCGCGCTCGCCGCGGCGCTGGTCGACACGCTCGACTACCGGGACGCGGCGCTGGAGGCCGACTTCGGCGACGCCGAGACCACCCTGTTCGAGGACTACGTCCTGTCGCCGGGCCGCGGCCGCGGCGAGCGCGTCGCGTTGGTGACGGTCGAGGGCACGATCGTCGAGGGCGACAGCGGCCGCGACTTCTGGTCCGGCCCCCTGGCCGGCAGCGACACGGTGATCGAGCAACTGCGGGACGCGGCCGAGGACGACGGCGTCGCCGCCGTCGTGCTGAGGGTCGACAGCCCCGGCGGTTCGGCCACCGCCAGCGACCTGATCTGGGACGAGATCAACCGGACCCGGCTCGACAAGCCGGTCGTGGTGTCGATGTCGGGCTACGCCGCCTCGGGCGGCTACTACGTCGCCTGCCCGGCCGACTCGATCTTCGCCGAGCCCGGCACCCTGACGGGCTCCATCGGCGTCTTCGCCGGCAAGATGGACCGCCACCTGCTCTACGAGAAGATCGGCCTGAACCGCGAGTTCGTCGTGCGCGGCCGCAACGCCCTGATGTTCGCCGACGCCGACCGCTTCGACGAGGCCCAGCGCGCCCTGCTCCAGGGCCAGCTCGACGCCTTCTACGGACGGTTCGTCGGCAAGGTCGCCGCCGGGCGCCGCCTCGATCCCGCCGCGGTGGCGGCCGTGGCCGAGGGGCGCGTCTGGACGGGACGGCAGGCGGTCGACGCCGGGCTGGTCGACGGGCTCGGCGGCCTGGACCGCGCGCTGGTGGCGGTGCGTGGGCTGGTCGGGCTGGACGCCGACGCGCCGCTGCGCCTCGTGTCGTTCGACCGGGAACCCAGCCTGTTCGAGCGCCTGCTGTCGCAGGCCCTGCGCGGCGGTGCCGTCGGGAATGCGGTCGAAAGTGCTGTCGGCGGCGAGGCGTGGACCGGCCCCTGGCGCGAGTTCGCCGACAGCGGCCTGCTCGCCCAGGCCCGATTGCTGGACGGCCGGCCGCTCGCCCTGCTCCCGCTGCGGCTGGAGTTCCGTTGAGCGGCCGTAGCGGTTGAGGTCGAGGCCCTCGGGCAGCGCCCGCCACAGGGCCGCCGCTCGCAGCTCGTCGCCGGAGGGGCGGTCCACGATCGGGCCGTTGCGCCACAGGACGTGGGCGCGGTCCTCGCTGTGGCCCCACAGCAGCAGGACGTGGCCCAGCTCGTGGACCAGCACGC encodes the following:
- a CDS encoding acetate--CoA ligase family protein; this translates as MTPQRLASVHELLSGFAAPADRDAGKSLRLNEAEVYALLGAIGLAACPHLAWARDPARRAAWLAGAVALADAGGKLVLKVLGRDILHKSDVGGVDVITLPAAGRAEALSAAVDDLLRRVSAAGAGAGIEGVLAAAFVPHRANVPGQEVLLSVRLDPAFGPVVVVGVGGLLTEWYGRGTAGRSRLILPAAGLTPRRAAEAIAGHPLLSLLCRPSRLYAQPPLAPAVLGEAAAALAGLAVATGPAADSDWTLEELEVNPAVVHDGALVAIDGVALLSRRRWPVPNRPLARIGELLHPRSAAVLGASARGDNPGRVILNNLKRSRGVAAERLHVVHPKESAIDGVPCVPSVGDLPEKVDLAVVCIPAAGARDAIAEIVAGDRAASIILIPGGFAEAGETALADEIEGILARSHDAPGGGPVMVGGNCLGIVSRDSYNTFFLPLHKLPFGEAACGRNLAVVSQSGAYLVTFASNYDGIVNPAASISFGNQMDLTVADFLAHFLEADGVDVIACYVEGFRPGDGDRFTALAREAQARGKQVLVFKAGKTELGAKAAASHTASLAGDYDVALACLQDAGVTVASTLDEFEDLIKTFALLMPRPARGPRVGILSNAGFECSTVTDALAGLELRGFDAGVRAVLDAALPAFAHRDNPVDATPMAGTAAYADAVAAILASDGVDAAIVSAVPVTPALDDLPAAPGVHGEDLDAPGSLAGRLAPLLAGCGKPAVVVVDSGRLYDPLCARFEQAGVPVFRKIDRAARALACFVAACARMSDRRSLEDR
- the sppA gene encoding signal peptide peptidase SppA; the protein is MKKFWIVIGLICALTAAGLFGGWYLLQRLGTPTGPVGGVLVWRVDADYPERRDEGAFAALAGRDVPLMHEITAALSRAARDERVTGLFLEIAVAPADWADVEELRDAITSFAAAGKPVTAWLSFAGSGEYALALAADRVVLAPEGNLMVPGASAQMQFLAGTLEKLGMTADYVHVGRYKSAPEAMTRTDATGPHREMIASLVEEHYRGLVALIARDRGLGEATVAELVDQGLFDAEGALAAALVDTLDYRDAALEADFGDAETTLFEDYVLSPGRGRGERVALVTVEGTIVEGDSGRDFWSGPLAGSDTVIEQLRDAAEDDGVAAVVLRVDSPGGSATASDLIWDEINRTRLDKPVVVSMSGYAASGGYYVACPADSIFAEPGTLTGSIGVFAGKMDRHLLYEKIGLNREFVVRGRNALMFADADRFDEAQRALLQGQLDAFYGRFVGKVAAGRRLDPAAVAAVAEGRVWTGRQAVDAGLVDGLGGLDRALVAVRGLVGLDADAPLRLVSFDREPSLFERLLSQALRGGAVGNAVESAVGGEAWTGPWREFADSGLLAQARLLDGRPLALLPLRLEFR